CTTGTACTGTATGCTTAAACCATACACATAACATGATGTAAAACTTGGGTACTTACTATTTTATACCGTGACCTGGTACTCCCAGAATACTGGTTTGTCTTTgaataaatattcatattcattTGGGATCTTTGAGCAAAACTTGAGACACTGTTTATCTATGAAACACATTTTCTGAAGAGACACAGTGAAAATAATGGCATCTCATTGGTTCTCTACAGTATTTAATCTCATAGAACTGTTGGTCACTCATTACATTTATTACAACATGGTCAAAATGTGTACCCCTATCCCAGCTGGTggccttttaaaaaggtccttataTGTACCATTAGTACaagtatgtatacatttggcagtggcggccggtgacttctttttggAGGGCGGACGATGCAAAGCTCGtcccaacatgtatgtagcctgtcatgtgtgtggttcgatATTTCAAAACATGTGTTTGGGGCGTCATGTGAAtatatgtgcatcacgtgtcttgtcaaaataagtgcctgttgcacacgcgtctaaagggtttatgataaaagaggcGGTCACggttgccagatactcgcataatatcatgcgtaatcagagtttaatgttaagttagtgtcttgcgtgtattttgtgaacgtgagcgtctcttttatcataaacggtttcaacacgtgtgcagcaggcacttattttgacaagacacgtgatgcacatggttcacattacaaaaaaacacatattttgacaacacgagcaacacacgtcACTCCGAACACTAATTTTGAATTcacgcccctcggaagagcagtcaccagccgccactgcttgttactaatatgacctctttaggtgcaaagctgtactttttgaaagttgACAGCCGGGATTCATATTTTGatccttttttttacagttaaactTTTAAACAGTTCCTATAGCACAGCTCTGTGACCCCAGCCATACATCTTCAGCCACAGCTGAGTACAAGGTCATGCTGTGAACTCCTTATGCAGCGGATGTTTTCTCTTCTGTTTTTTCAGGCTCTCTTTCCATCCTGAAGCCTCTGGATCGCGAGGAGCAGGAGAGCTACAATCTAACCATTGTTGCAGAGGATCATGGGATACCCCAACATTCAACCACTCAGGTGCTGTCTATCCAGGTGATTGACGTAAATGATGAAGCTCCATACTTTGAAAGCAGTGAGTTTGAAGCTGAAATCAAAGAGAACCAACCAGCGGGAACATCCATACTCAAGGTTTCAGCCACGGACCGCGATCACGGTGAGtgattttgattattttatgtAATAGTTGACGTGTTTTTACTACTAAAAATAGTCTACATTTTATTGGATTTCAAACATGCAATGTTTATGACCTTTGTCTGAAAACCTTGCCATCTGGTTAAAGCAGCGATGTTCTGTTATGGTGAGCCTTTTAAACACTTCCTGTGGAGGGACCTATATAGGACTCATTCTTGGCTTTTTGGGTTGAGTGAAAgagtatgagagagagagagattgtaaAGTTATTCTCCAGGAACCATTAATTGAGTTCGCAGGTGCTCATGCCAAAGCTCGCTGACTTTGCACGCAATCTGGCATCCGCATGTCCTTGTCCACAGTTGTGCAAACCATGACTCAGCTGTTGAATCAGCAGAGTTGCCTACAATGAAACAGGTGTTAAATCCAAGATGAAAAGATTTGAATCTTAACCGTTTTATGGCACCATGTCTTctgttttaaacaaaatcaaGTTGTTCATAAATACCAATTTCAGTATGCAGAAAATAGGATTGTTCAGAACACACTACGTTTCTTACTATTCTGAACCTGGCTATAGGGTCTGTCATGTATTTTCACAACTCTTCATGTATAAGGGTTTAGATGAAAACGACACCTCAAACAAAAATGAGATAATATGAGATAATatcggtttgttggcagaatccatttaATGCCACAACAAGTCCTTTAAGTAGAAGAAGAATTTAATGAAGGCATGCGTACATCACAGTGCAAGAGTTTGGTGTAACAAATATATAAGGATATTTACCTTTTTTTAGCATGacctaataaccttttcattgcaattaaaatgaaattactgaacctaaacataagtctgataaaaaaaaattcatttacaaaaaaatgcatttgagCTCTTCATGTATTTCTCTATCTTTACTCTTGCAGGCACTAATGGTTTGGTGACCTACGGTGGTGTGACCGAGGATGGATTCACAATTAATCCAGAGACGGGTGTTATATCTGTCACTCAGGTCCTGGACAGGGAACTCCAGGACCATTACACTATAACAGGTACCGAATCACAGCAGGATTGTGGCTGACAACTATGATGTGATTACCAGTAATCAAAATAGATACTAAACCTGGCCTTTCTTTTGTCATAGTGTATGCAAAGGATGCTGGGATACCTCCTAACTTTGCCAAGGCTAAAGTGCACATTACAGTGCAGGATGAGAATGATAACGCTCCTGCTTTTGGAAGGGAACATTACAGTCTAGAGGTGCCTGAAAACCTGGAGCCAGTGGAGCTGTTCGCCCTCAAAGCCACTGACAAGGATACTGGAGAAAAGGGCAGACTGGGATATAAGATCACTGGTGGGATTTATTTTTCTTCCACattttttaattctttaaacatttaaattttttaacatttttaaaacaaataattgtGAGAgcgtttttaaatatttttgctttaaaatatttattgtgtgCAAGTTATGACCactattttacttttatttttattttatgagtGTGAGTGAAGGGCCTGATTTAAAATATTCAACTATAAATAATAATCTATAATAACAAACTATAATATTCACATTATTCTAGTTAAATACACTTGGcaatttttacaattttgttAAACTATTTagtgaaaatgtatttaaattttaaataatgtaaaaatactATTTAACTGTCTGATTTGGGACAGAGTTTAAAGATACATcgttttaactcattccccgccagccagtTTTTGAAAAGTTCCCTGAttttcacaaagtttcacaaaatgccttccaggaattattttttctaaaaatatataaacgtacaaatatataaaatgaaagaacagaccctctgctttaaaacaaacaataaacaaacaaacaaaacgggaaaaaaacactttcatcatatctatattttttctctgcttttaaactcttaaatatgggtatttttctttaaaaatacaatttttttagcaaaaagctgaaataattgcatttttgtgaaggaattttgtgatcagattcagaatgattatcaaaacataattGATAAAAGTATAATACGTGCCAAGACCGttcagttaatatcattatctaatttttgacgTATGTGGCATTTAGTATgcagagcttttcaaatataTAATGTCTGCTTATCTATAGCTGGGGACCCAGATGGTGACTTCCAGCTTGATGCCTTCTCTGGAGCTTTGTCTACCTCCAGACCTCTGGACCGTGAAAGAAAGAGCGGTTATATGCTGGAGGTTGTGGCCCAGGATCATGGTAGCCCCTCTCTAAGCAGCACAGCCACAGTGGAGATCTCTGTCCTTGACGTAAATGACAACAATCCCAAATTTAGCACCAGTGGCTACACCATCGACGTCTCTGAGGATGCTGCTGTTGGATCTGTGGTGCTGGATGTGACGGCCACAGATGTGGATGAAGGAGAAAACGGTCAGATTTTATTCTTCCTAAGCCAAGAAGCCAAAGGTGCGTTCACTATAGACCCCGACAACGGACGAATCACTACCACAGCACCTTTGGACAGAGAGAAAAGATCTTCATACACCTTTCTCGTTTATGCCATCGACCTTTCACCCGCATCCCCCCGAAACGCTACGGCCCAGGTAACTGCTACCATCTTGGATATCAACGATAATGCCCCTTTCTTCATACAGGATCCACTTATCATTAACGTGTCCAGTGGAAGTGTGTCTACGCATCAGGTGGTGGCCACCATGAGAGCAGAAGATAAGGACTTTGGAGCAAACGGGTCGGTGTTCTACCGATTTGCTATGCCGGTCCGAGGATTTGCTATTAACTCGTTGACAGGGGAGATCCAGACCACGGAGAAGCTGCAGACGTTGACTCAAACTCAACGTACGCTCATAGTGGAGGCTATGGACCAGGGCAGTCCTCCACAGTCTTCCCTAGGGGTGGTGATCATCTATGTGAGGGAGCAAGAATACAATGGTATTCGGTTCTCTCGAAGTGCAAGAGATGTTAATATCCAGGAGAATGCAGctaaaggtaaaaaatggtcaaTTATAGGAAagacatatttttaaatattgtggCTTCTTTATTTCTAAGCGCTGATAACAACTGTACGATAAATAGTGCTGTGTTTCATTTCAACACAAGTCAATCCATCAGCTTGAGTAAGTGTGGCTGACATGTTCGGATTTTTCCAAACAGGCACAGCTGTTGCTCAAGCCCAGGCGCAGCATCCGGACGGCAGCCGGGACGGCATCACTTACAGCATCTTCAGTGGAAACAAATTCCAGTCCTTTAGGATCAGCTCAAGTACAGGTCAGATGGGAAACCAGTACAAATGGTTTGATTTTGACAAGATGCATGAACGCCTTCTTTACCTACTTTACTGCTTTCATATTAGGTGAAATCTGGGTGCAGAGCTCCAACGGATTGGACTTTGAGGATACTCCGAGACTCCGCCTGGTGGTGAAAGCCGAAACTACGTCCTCGAGTTCCTTCACGGCCGTCAATCTGATCCTTCAGGACGTCAATGACAACCTACCACGATTCCAGCTGCAAAACTATGTGGCGTATATGCACGAAGCACAAGGCTACGACTTTCCCATCATTCAGGCAAGGGCTTAGCTGTGAATGCTTTGCATATGCTTAAATCTGCTCATTCTGCAGCCGCATGCTAAGATTTCTGTATCTTTTAGGTTGTGGCGGAGGATGTTGACCAGGGTCAGAACGGTCAGGTGACCTACAGCATCGAGTCTTCGAGTCAAAGCGGCCTGTTTAAGATTGACCCCGTGACCGGCAGCATCACCACAGCAGCCATCATGGACCGAGAAATCTGGACGCAGGCAAAGTGAGTGTTGATCCGTGTGTATTGAGCGGTGATGTCATCGCACTGCAGGTCTTTTATTTCCTCTGTTCTGTGGAATGTAACGTTTCTTTCCAGACTTAGTGTTACTTTGATTGTGTATGCGTTCTGTTAAGGTTCCCCTGGCCTGAACTCTCTCATGCTGTGTGCTTTTAATTTACCACATTTTTAGGACTGTTAATGTTTTCGGGTTGTACGAgtgcattttttaaatcagaAATTACATGTTTTTGCTCTCCATACCAAATacggttaaagagaaaaaaaatgaacattcgGTCTTAATTTGCTTACGCTCATGTTTTTCCAACCCTTcgctgtttttattttgttgaaacaCAAAGATGTTGAGCAGAATGTCCGAGTGAACGATGATTTCATATTTGCTGTTCATTGAGATACTCAACAGTAAAATCGCTCACATGAAGTTTGTGAGAAAATGTTGACTTTATGACCTTAAATCTTTTCTCAATTTGCATCAGGCTGGTGATAAAAGCCACAGATCGTGGAAGCCCCAAGCTAGTAGGCACTGCCACCATCACAGTGATCATTGTGGACCTCAATGACAACAGTCCCACTATCCCAATACCACGGGAAGTTAGGGTGCCAGAAAGTGAGTGACCTTGCTTGACCTTCTATTAATTTGTGTATTAAAATTAGTAATGCATGCATTCGACAAATGTTTACAATGTTCTAAATcattatactgtactgtatgtgttgggatttgaacccatgaccttggcgTTGCTAGCCCTATACTCTACCAGTTGATCAGGAAGCACTTTTCTTGTTCTGCTTGTTGTTTTGTTCACCGACTAAATGCTGTGTCTCCCTTTCCCTTCTCTTTTCCAGACTCTCTTGTCGGGACTGAAATCACACTGGTTACTGGAAATGATGTGGATTCTGGCCCAGTGCTGTCCTATTCTTTGAAGTTGGATGCGTCATCGCAAGGAAAATTCGATATCCACCGCTACAACGGCCGTGTTTCTCTGATAGCACCGCTGGACTTTGAGGAGAGGACGTGGTATACGCTGACTATTCGAGCTTCAGATTCAAAGCACCAGAGTGAAGCCAATCTAACCGTGCTGGTGGGGGATATAAATGACAACGCACCTACTTTTACACAAGATCTGTACCAGGTGACTTTAACTTTTCTAGCGTTATAACTGTCTAAACTGTGTAAACATTCTTATCTGTGGGCTTTGATCATACATTTTATAACTTTAACACTGGAAACTTGAGGCAGAAGTGGGGGTGATGTAATCGGTGTCGTATTTTAAAGGGACGGATGAAGGTTTATTGGTTGCAGTGtgctcttaaagggatagtttaaccAAAAATGTTGTCTTCATTAACTTATCCTCATGTTGTAACAAATCTGTATACAtttaaggaagatatttgtaatgtagCAGGAAACAGggcaccatttacttccatagtaggaaaaaatactacttttttgtgaactatccctttaagttttacCTTGTGTTAATTCGTCATATATGAGAATAAGGATAAAGTAATGGATAAAGTTTGGTTAAATTACAGTGGCtactcgtgactgctcatccgaggggcgctaattcaaaataagtgtttggagtgtcatgtgtgttgcttgcgttttcaaaatatgtgtttgttgcgtcatgtaaaccatgtgcataacgtgttttgtcaaaataagtgcctgctgcacacgcgtcaaaaccgtttatgaaaaaagagacgctcacgcccacaaaatacacgcaagacactcacttaacagtaaactctgattacgcatgagattatgcaagtatctggcaaacgcgagcgtctcttttatcataaaccctttagattcATTTTCAgcaagcacttattttgacaagacacgtgatgcacataggttcactcgacagcagaacacatatttttaaattacgaaccacacacatgacgggctacatacatgttgtgatgaacttcccattgagcgccctcgaaaaagttGTCACCGGTTAAGTGTAAATTAATTTACTTCTCAGACTTTGGTGAGGATAGAGAAAATGTAATCCGGTTCATTTTTGTTTCCCAGGTAACACTTCCAGAACATTCTCCAGCAGGCAGTCCGGTAATCACAGTAACAGCCACTGATCGAGATTCAGGAGAAAATGGAAAGGTCACTTACCGAATGCTGTCATCAACGAGGGAGGGGTTTTACGTTGATCCTAAAAATGGTATGCGGCTGATGTTCAAGCTAAACTTTCATATGTGAAACTTTATTTACTTTATAGTTGAATAATTATACTTTTTATGTCGCTACAGGTACACTTTTCCTTAGACAAAAAGCAGAGTTTGACCCTGAGCAGCCATCTGTGAGTGTAGTTATCGAAGCTCATGATGCCGGGACTCCACCTTTGTCGTCTTCTGCTACAGTCCAGATTCAACTGATAGACGTCAATGATAATGCCCCCATATTTCACCAACTGGAGTACAGAGCCACGGTATCAGAGGACCAGCTTCCTGGAGCCACCATTCTAACCTTGGAAGCAGTAGATGGAGACCTATCTCAGGAAAACTCTGGGTTTGATTTCGCAATCGCTAGTGGGAATGTTGGAAATGCTTTCCAGATTGAAAGTAGTGTTCGTTTTATAGAAGGTCATGGTTTTCAGACGGTTGGAACCCTGATTCTGGCGGAGGGGCTGGATTTTGAGGCGTTATCACACTACAACCTCACCATCGCAGTGTCGGATCGCGGCGTCCCCCAACGCAGTTCGAGTGTACCGGCTATCATTACAATCACTGATGTGAATGACAATCCTCCTGTCTTTGGTAGAGCTGAGTACGCAGTGGCTTTGAGTGAAGGGGCAGCTGCTGGAACTGAAATATTACGTGTGACTGCAACTGATCCTGATTCAGCTCCGTACGCAGCGGTCCAGTATAGCATTAGCTCTGGAGATGAGATGAAATTGTTCTCGGTTGATCAGTGGAGTGGGGCGTTGAGGCTTCAAAGGCCCCTGGACAGGGAAAGTCGGACTTCCCATGTGGTTATAGTGCAAGCCTCAGATGGCCATGGTCATTTTGCTCTGGCTCCTATTAGCGTGGAGGTGAAGGATATCAATGACAACAGACCTTTTTTTCCAATTGCTACCTTAACTGCCAGTATCCGTGAGAACCAGCCGCCCAACTCTGTTGTGACTGTGTTACACGCCATTGATTATGACACTGGTGTTTATGGACAGCTTCAGTATTATATTTTGGACCACTCTAGGCTGGAGAAAGAATTTTTCTTAATCGATCAGAACTCGGGAGAAGTTCGTACCAGGCAGACCTTTGATTTTGAGAATGCAAACTCATTTAACTTCATCGCTTCGGCTGTGGATGCAGGCAACAATTCAGCTACCGTCACAGTGCAAGTTTACGTTACAGGAGAGGATGAATATGACCCAGTTTTTACCTCTTCAGACTTCTCCTTTGAAGTACCAGAGGGAGCCAAAAAAGGTCAGAGCATTGGTGAAGTTCAGGCCAGTGATGTGGATAAGGGAGTGGATGGTATTGTACTCTACTCCTTTCCCAATGTCTCACCTTACTTTGATGTGAATAAGACCACTGGTGTGATCTACCTTAAGATGGACGGATCCAGCAGCTCAAGCAGTGGAAGTCGCCTAAAGAGAGAAACCCGCCTAATGACTATGGACATTAATGCCCATAGCCCCCTTGATAACTCAAGAGTCACTACTGCTCAGCTAACCATTGACATCACCAACACATCGTTTGGTCTTGCGACTGACCTCAATATTCTGCTCGTAAGCATAATTGCTGCCTCTCTTGGAGTCATTGTCTTATTAGTGATAATTGCAGTGACTCTTTATCTAGTAAGATCAAGGCGCAAGAAGAAAGGCCAGGACACTGGAAATAGAACTGAGTCTTCAGACACAGCTTTGCAGAAATTGGATGAGTCTAAACCCACAGGGGGAGACCGAATCTATCATCAGACCCTTCCTGGATACGCAGGTGTGGAGGAAGGAACAGGTGGCTCTTACATGCGAGGAGGTTCCCTTGATCCCTCTCACTCCAGTGGACGAGGATCTGCCGAAGCCGCAGAGGACGATGAAATCCGCATGATCAACGAATACCCAAGAGTGGCCAGCATCACGTCCTCAATGCAAGAACATATCGCCGCCCGAGGTCCTGACTCAGGCATCCAACAGGATGCAGATCAACTCTCGGACATCTCTTGTGAACCTGGGCCACTTGATGCAAGCCAGTGGTTCAAAAGTAAGAAACTGGGAAGTCTCAGTGGTACCCTACTTTCTGGTCAGCTTCCAGTCTACAGAGATGAAGGTGGAGGCTACCTTGGAGTAGGTAGAGGGTTGAACATATCCCATCCAAAAGACTATGCTTTCCCTGAGGACGGCAAGCCATCAGTTGATGGCTCCCTTACAGCCATAGTGGCTAGCGATGAGGAACTCCGAGGAAGCTACAACTGGGACTACCTTCTCAATTGGTGCCCTCAGTTCCAACCTTTAGCAAGTGTCTTTACAGAGATTGCCAGGCTTAAGGATGAGACCCTACCTCCCAACAACCCACGACGACCCTTTCAACCCAAAATTAAAACAGACCCCAAGCCAAGAATCGACCCACCGCCCCTCATAACCTCAGTGGCTCATCCAGGAGCCAAATCTGTCCCGCCTAAACCAGCCATGTCACGGACGTTCCACCACTTAGCATCCCTAAAACGTTCACCCATTAGCCACGAAGGCTCTATCTCCTCTGCAGCCATGTCGCCTAGTTTCTCCCCTTCACTGTCCCCCCTTGCCGCACGATCTCCAGCAGTTTCCCCCTTTGGTGTCACTCAAGGTCCCTCCGCTTCCATCATCAGCACCACCGAACACTCACTGGAAAACAGTAATGAAGCTGAGATGAGGCTTTAATGCCACATTGAACTACATTTTATGGAGGCCATTTTTTGTCTTTTGATAAGACAATTACTCAAAACGGCAGCATGAAAACCAGTCGCTCAGCCATGATGGTGACGCAGGTGTCTGGTAACTGAAAGGGTAAAAGCGTTATGCGATTTAGGAATGACGTTACCCTTCATCAGAGCCACCGTAGTGTTGATGTGAAGACTTGTGTTGCTTTGTTTTGTCTCCCTGGCTGGCTCAGGAAAGCAAAACATATGTGCTCCTTTTTATACCGACGACTCAAACAGCTTGAAAATTTTCCAGTGTTACGTTCAATCCATTCAAAATAGCTGCTATCCTCTTACTTTTTGGACAGCATTGAGAACTGATGTAATTATGTATGTTTGATATATGACTGGgagatgttttcttttttttaatcgaTGATactttcatttatatatttttatgcagGTTTAATTTCTGATTGTGGAAATGCCATTTGTTTTGTCAGTGTATGAGTGAATAGGTTGcattttttatatgaatatttaTATGTATGATAGCCACAATGTGTATTATCATTGTATATTGTCTAGGATCACCATACTGTGCGATTGTAAAATTTGTGACACTTGTGAATGAGTGAAAAATGttgtatttcattatttataaaaaaagagagCCTGAAAGTGTTGAATCTTCCCAATTTTGtattataaactttttaaagtcTTCGCGCCGCCTGCCCTTTTAACTACACTTTTCGGCATCTTCCCTAATTTATTATTGTAAGGGCCAGACTGTTTCAGGCTCATGGAGGTTGCTTGAGAAATTGAAACCTGAAAGACTTGTTTGTGATTGAGTTTCTTTCAAAATGCCAATAAGACAGAGCAGCTCGTTCACACTGTTTTATGCTGCTTTCAATGATGGTAATAAAACAATGCTGTATTGTCCGCATAACTGAACTTTCTCATCATCCGGACTCCAGGTTACCTTCCAGGTTGATTCACCAGGAACCTTTGCTCTGGACTTTGAAAGAAAAAGCTTTTAAAGTGCCCTGCTTTTTCCTCCTCTGTGGATTTGAGC
This window of the Paramisgurnus dabryanus chromosome 10, PD_genome_1.1, whole genome shotgun sequence genome carries:
- the dchs1b gene encoding protocadherin-16 yields the protein MMTLFNDRCGPFHMRVFSRLRMLLVICIILELLMAMVGGEGTPGVLELQLDEEQPAGTIVGDISAGLPPGVTASLYFISDHEGTGIGDLHIDETTGIIKTARRLDREKRDHYSFIAVTMTGLTIKVSITVNDINDHAPAFPKKKVTLKIPEQTAVGTKFSLDPATDADKDQLTVQGYQIKDGNVGQVFRLETKRAANKVLYLDLVVSGVLDREKRSTYSLVLEAFDGGAPRKTGQMTVDVLVQDINDHAPVFNQSRYHAIISESLPQGSNILQVFATDADDGDNGLVLYEINRRQSDPDRYFAIDSRSGVITLSKPLDYEVRKVHELVVQARDNASHPEITNAFVTIHVRDYNDNQPTMTIIFLSEDGSPQISEGAQQGQYVARISVSDPDYGEYSNVNVSLEGGDGKFALTTKDSIIYLIYVDQLLDREERDSYELRVMATDAGTPPLRAESSFTIHVTDVNDNPPLFDQQAFKQTISEVVYPGSFVLQVTARDKDQGPNGDVRYSILPDKKTHASWFTIDPVTGIITTATQLDYETDPKPRIKVVATDGGKPPLSSTALVEIDLQDSNDNAPVFESSSYNVSIKENTAAGTCFLEVKADDGDGGSFGAITYSLGGSGPGSAPPSQFTINKETGQICTGVTLDRDEGSDSFDFTVTASDGGGLTSSAHVKVSLVDINDNRPTFYPVNYAVSLSTQSAPGTSVVRVTAHDPDAGANGKVTFHTVSGGGSNFFTLNKDTGVISLSRSLHGKANSVITMVITAQDGGGLTAPVNARVNISIVAGSVAPPVFEQAQYYFTVSEDVLRGTEVGVVRASSRNVVSKDVTYTISAGDPDGYFMVDSETGALRTSLPLDHETRNFFDLEIQARSGSPPAFGEARVRITIADVNDNAPVFSPSSSESLLLPEATKMGTVVYRVQAEDRDSGPNGQLSFDLMSTGGQRTFGVERSSGEIRLIGTLSYDSVSRYDLQVIAKDSGAPQLSATFTLVVHIQAENDQGPAFDTMNYRVELKENTPLNTRFLQVRALNRDPTGNGGSSKGSTPYAPLAYRLRPDGDAAGFGIASDSGWLFVKSALDREAKDIYLLTVLATSGSGQMSKTGSATVRVSVTDENDNSPRFSQERVFLAVRENLPAGTGFGRVSATDRDAGLNSRLTYRLLHTDRHFQINSQTGEISTRTPLDRELQSSYQLIVVVQDGGTPPRSATGTAHITVLDENDNAPAFSHTQSGREILIQVQEGLPAGSVIGTLHAKDPDEGENGTIFYSLSGSRAERFSLNANTGELRSSSPLRRAEKAEYSFTVTATDRGAPSQSSSTALLIQVIGSTRTPPKPNTLTMTLNSVEGAKPGSVIGSVRSHDQREVTVGDQVTYLVVGGTDHDGTFMVDRLTGDVYLARELDYEKGSRYTLQIEVDDFSKAFPSSHMVNLEINVQDSNDHAPHFPEDPVTIVIPENIRAGSSVYTFQATDKDGSGPNSEIRYSIQQRWPDIPDLFRLDPITGVLKLGRELDHEVTPSLFLVVHATDSAVDPNQRLWGSVTARVFVTDENDNAPIFSSPTAVSVMEDQPVGFVLLYVMARDADQGENGRVSYRIQSGNAAGRFSLSPSSGSLSILKPLDREEQESYNLTIVAEDHGIPQHSTTQVLSIQVIDVNDEAPYFESSEFEAEIKENQPAGTSILKVSATDRDHGTNGLVTYGGVTEDGFTINPETGVISVTQVLDRELQDHYTITVYAKDAGIPPNFAKAKVHITVQDENDNAPAFGREHYSLEVPENLEPVELFALKATDKDTGEKGRLGYKITAGDPDGDFQLDAFSGALSTSRPLDRERKSGYMLEVVAQDHGSPSLSSTATVEISVLDVNDNNPKFSTSGYTIDVSEDAAVGSVVLDVTATDVDEGENGQILFFLSQEAKGAFTIDPDNGRITTTAPLDREKRSSYTFLVYAIDLSPASPRNATAQVTATILDINDNAPFFIQDPLIINVSSGSVSTHQVVATMRAEDKDFGANGSVFYRFAMPVRGFAINSLTGEIQTTEKLQTLTQTQRTLIVEAMDQGSPPQSSLGVVIIYVREQEYNGIRFSRSARDVNIQENAAKGTAVAQAQAQHPDGSRDGITYSIFSGNKFQSFRISSSTGEIWVQSSNGLDFEDTPRLRLVVKAETTSSSSFTAVNLILQDVNDNLPRFQLQNYVAYMHEAQGYDFPIIQVVAEDVDQGQNGQVTYSIESSSQSGLFKIDPVTGSITTAAIMDREIWTQAKLVIKATDRGSPKLVGTATITVIIVDLNDNSPTIPIPREVRVPENSLVGTEITLVTGNDVDSGPVLSYSLKLDASSQGKFDIHRYNGRVSLIAPLDFEERTWYTLTIRASDSKHQSEANLTVLVGDINDNAPTFTQDLYQVTLPEHSPAGSPVITVTATDRDSGENGKVTYRMLSSTREGFYVDPKNGTLFLRQKAEFDPEQPSVSVVIEAHDAGTPPLSSSATVQIQLIDVNDNAPIFHQLEYRATVSEDQLPGATILTLEAVDGDLSQENSGFDFAIASGNVGNAFQIESSVRFIEGHGFQTVGTLILAEGLDFEALSHYNLTIAVSDRGVPQRSSSVPAIITITDVNDNPPVFGRAEYAVALSEGAAAGTEILRVTATDPDSAPYAAVQYSISSGDEMKLFSVDQWSGALRLQRPLDRESRTSHVVIVQASDGHGHFALAPISVEVKDINDNRPFFPIATLTASIRENQPPNSVVTVLHAIDYDTGVYGQLQYYILDHSRLEKEFFLIDQNSGEVRTRQTFDFENANSFNFIASAVDAGNNSATVTVQVYVTGEDEYDPVFTSSDFSFEVPEGAKKGQSIGEVQASDVDKGVDGIVLYSFPNVSPYFDVNKTTGVIYLKMDGSSSSSSGSRLKRETRLMTMDINAHSPLDNSRVTTAQLTIDITNTSFGLATDLNILLVSIIAASLGVIVLLVIIAVTLYLVRSRRKKKGQDTGNRTESSDTALQKLDESKPTGGDRIYHQTLPGYAGVEEGTGGSYMRGGSLDPSHSSGRGSAEAAEDDEIRMINEYPRVASITSSMQEHIAARGPDSGIQQDADQLSDISCEPGPLDASQWFKSKKLGSLSGTLLSGQLPVYRDEGGGYLGVGRGLNISHPKDYAFPEDGKPSVDGSLTAIVASDEELRGSYNWDYLLNWCPQFQPLASVFTEIARLKDETLPPNNPRRPFQPKIKTDPKPRIDPPPLITSVAHPGAKSVPPKPAMSRTFHHLASLKRSPISHEGSISSAAMSPSFSPSLSPLAARSPAVSPFGVTQGPSASIISTTEHSLENSNEAEMRL